From Edaphobacter lichenicola, the proteins below share one genomic window:
- the obgE gene encoding GTPase ObgE: protein MFIDEARIRIKAGDGGNGCMAFRREKFVPKGGPSGGDGGHGGDVLMSSSLSHNTLVHFRFNPEHKAQRGGHGLGSNCSGYSGESTTLKVPVGTLLYDDATGELIHDFARPNETIVIAKGGRGGRGNQHFATSTHQAPREHELGRAGEERTYRLELRLLADAGLVGYPNVGKSTLISRLSAAKPKIANYAFTTLEPNLGVVQVGDFPHTESFTVADLPGLIEGAHLGAGLGIQFLKHIERTSVIVHLVDVSDSGAAEGTSRPDPVADYKVITEELKSFDPALAAKPTILVAAKADVANPDKLKKLTTMAKRRKLPFFIISAVTGEGIEPLKFAIAELVAVHRPIALEPEIVEPVKLKPNYPPPPGSARGRA, encoded by the coding sequence ATGTTTATTGATGAAGCAAGAATTCGTATCAAGGCCGGCGACGGCGGCAACGGCTGCATGGCCTTCCGCCGCGAAAAGTTCGTCCCCAAAGGCGGCCCCTCGGGCGGCGACGGCGGCCACGGAGGCGACGTCCTCATGTCCTCCTCCCTCAGCCACAACACCCTGGTCCACTTCCGTTTCAACCCCGAGCACAAGGCGCAGCGCGGCGGCCACGGCCTCGGCTCCAACTGCTCAGGATACTCCGGCGAAAGCACCACCCTCAAAGTTCCTGTAGGCACGCTCCTCTACGACGACGCCACCGGCGAGCTCATCCACGACTTCGCCCGCCCCAACGAGACCATCGTCATCGCCAAGGGCGGACGCGGCGGACGCGGCAACCAGCACTTCGCCACCAGCACCCACCAGGCCCCGCGCGAGCACGAGCTCGGCCGCGCCGGCGAAGAGCGCACCTACCGCCTCGAACTCCGTCTCCTCGCCGACGCCGGCCTCGTAGGCTACCCCAACGTCGGCAAATCCACCCTTATCTCGCGCCTCTCCGCCGCCAAACCCAAGATCGCCAACTACGCCTTCACCACGCTCGAGCCCAACCTCGGCGTCGTCCAGGTCGGCGACTTCCCCCACACCGAATCCTTCACCGTCGCCGACCTCCCTGGCCTCATCGAAGGCGCACACCTCGGCGCCGGTCTCGGCATCCAGTTCCTCAAACACATCGAGCGCACCAGCGTCATCGTCCACCTCGTCGACGTCTCCGACTCCGGCGCCGCCGAAGGCACCTCCCGTCCCGACCCCGTCGCCGACTACAAGGTCATCACCGAAGAGCTCAAGAGCTTCGATCCCGCGCTCGCCGCCAAGCCGACCATCCTCGTAGCCGCCAAAGCCGACGTCGCCAATCCAGACAAGCTCAAAAAGCTCACCACCATGGCCAAGCGCCGCAAGCTGCCCTTCTTCATCATCTCCGCCGTCACCGGCGAGGGCATCGAGCCGCTCAAATTCGCCATCGCAGAGCTGGTCGCCGTCCACCGCCCCATCGCCCTCGAACCCGAGATCGTCGAACCCGTAAAGCTCAAGCCCAACTACCCCCCACCCCCCGGCTCCGCCCGCGGCCGCGCCTAG
- a CDS encoding TonB-dependent receptor, translated as MKISGCMLRGALIATFCAVTGVQGYGQSAVDGAIGGTVEDASGSAISGAVVVVHSNKTNAEQNIKADGSGVFRAIHLQPATYTVTITAPGFQTYRSSEVIVEVGSLTDISPKLPVGKASETIEVTSEAPALNTTSPDFSGVIDQKLLLDLPVNNYRWSAYALLTPGVVADSNGFGLLSFRGQSTLLNNVTIDGADDNQAYFSEERGRTRAGYSTAKASIQEFQVNTSNYTVEYGRSAGGVVNSITKSGGNQFHGEAYFYDRDAEWGAANAFTTKTEQLVPNGPFTPVNFKPTDRRKQWGGAVGGPIFRDKLFFFFAADRFQRNFPAVAAASNPTSFFATPDAALPAGQVCGGKGATAPSTIDAAACTLQTNLKLASYGAAATKYVNGLSGLNTLLGNVPRTGDQTIFFPKLDWQINGKNHASFEVNRLRWISPAGIQTASTVFDGSHSFGNDYVRDTFGIAKLDTVITNNISNEVRYQYGRDFEFEFAQNPSTYETSNLVGPTSGGYTNPFGGLPPSVAITNGFTFGTQTFLQRAALPDERRNQVADTVNWIRGNHSIKFGGDYIHTYDLINNLFAQYGGYSYSTLTNYLTDLNLSQNPATVSQAHNYSSYTQGFGIPGLNFTTGDYGFFLQDEWKLNPRLSLTGGIRYEYEQLPSPVSNLIVSSIPQTGSLPSNKSNIGPRVGFAYDVFGSGKTILRGGYGEFFARVINSTIYNALINTGSLNGQPSFSYTSTSAGAPVFPEVIPALVNTGTPPNSTFFDKNFKLPEIHQADLTVEQDLGWNTVVSVTWLGSFGRRLPSFVDLNLPAPTSVTYTVVDTSGKGPLPNGSTFTSNFFAKSTVSSKICPSQRPDCNFGSKTNVFSGVNSNYQGLVGQISHRLTHNLQFSANYTWSHALDYGENNQTGTSANALQDPTSLRGEYGNSNQNVPNRFVLTAVATSPWRFTGWKSYLLNDYEVSPNFSAQSGLPYSVVTSGTLSTGLINGAQLNAVGSGVNGSGGTGTGNGTFRLPGFERNGLQQPSTNVLDLRLSKRFTIAERLKLELLGESFNILNRQNVTSVNTTGYFIGTATNAAKQVTGNLLTFNTSSANSALPLFGSVTNSNASGFTYTPRQVQLSIRAQF; from the coding sequence ATGAAAATTTCAGGATGTATGTTGCGGGGCGCGCTGATTGCGACGTTTTGCGCGGTTACAGGAGTGCAGGGCTACGGGCAGTCGGCTGTCGATGGTGCGATTGGCGGTACGGTCGAGGATGCGAGCGGTTCGGCGATTAGCGGTGCGGTCGTGGTGGTGCATTCGAACAAGACGAACGCTGAGCAGAATATAAAGGCCGATGGTTCGGGCGTCTTCCGGGCAATCCATCTGCAGCCCGCAACCTACACGGTTACGATTACTGCGCCTGGATTCCAGACCTATCGGTCTAGCGAGGTGATCGTTGAGGTTGGCTCGCTGACAGACATCTCTCCCAAGCTTCCTGTGGGTAAGGCGAGTGAGACGATTGAGGTGACCAGTGAGGCACCAGCGCTGAATACGACGTCTCCGGATTTTTCCGGAGTGATCGATCAGAAGCTGCTGCTGGATCTTCCGGTGAACAACTACCGTTGGTCGGCTTACGCGCTGCTGACGCCGGGAGTGGTTGCCGATTCGAACGGGTTTGGGCTTTTGAGCTTTCGCGGGCAGAGCACTTTGCTGAATAACGTAACCATCGATGGAGCAGATGACAATCAGGCCTACTTCTCTGAAGAGCGTGGACGCACTCGCGCAGGCTACTCGACGGCGAAGGCTTCGATTCAGGAGTTCCAGGTCAATACTTCGAACTACACGGTGGAGTACGGCCGGTCCGCTGGCGGCGTTGTGAATTCGATCACGAAGTCAGGCGGCAATCAGTTTCACGGCGAGGCGTACTTTTACGATCGCGACGCGGAGTGGGGCGCTGCGAACGCGTTTACGACCAAGACCGAGCAGCTGGTTCCGAATGGGCCTTTTACGCCGGTGAACTTCAAGCCGACCGATCGACGCAAGCAGTGGGGCGGGGCAGTTGGCGGCCCGATCTTTCGAGACAAGCTGTTTTTCTTCTTTGCGGCTGATCGCTTTCAAAGGAACTTTCCGGCAGTGGCGGCGGCAAGCAATCCGACGAGTTTCTTCGCTACTCCTGATGCGGCGCTTCCGGCGGGTCAGGTGTGCGGCGGAAAAGGAGCGACGGCGCCAAGCACGATCGACGCGGCGGCGTGTACGCTACAGACCAATCTGAAGCTGGCCAGCTATGGCGCTGCGGCGACGAAGTACGTCAATGGTCTTTCAGGATTGAATACGCTGCTCGGCAACGTGCCACGTACGGGCGATCAGACGATCTTCTTTCCTAAGCTAGATTGGCAGATCAACGGAAAGAATCATGCATCGTTTGAAGTGAACCGGTTGCGGTGGATCTCGCCGGCGGGAATTCAGACTGCGTCGACGGTCTTCGATGGTTCGCATAGCTTTGGCAACGATTATGTGCGCGATACGTTCGGCATCGCGAAGCTGGATACGGTGATTACGAACAACATCAGCAACGAAGTCCGCTATCAATATGGGCGCGACTTTGAGTTCGAGTTCGCGCAAAATCCGTCGACGTACGAGACGTCGAACCTGGTGGGCCCGACGTCGGGCGGCTATACCAATCCCTTTGGTGGGCTTCCACCCAGCGTTGCAATTACCAACGGCTTCACATTTGGGACTCAGACGTTTCTGCAGCGTGCTGCGCTGCCGGATGAGCGCCGCAATCAGGTCGCTGATACGGTGAACTGGATTCGCGGAAACCACAGCATCAAATTTGGCGGCGACTACATCCACACGTATGACCTGATCAACAACCTCTTCGCGCAGTATGGTGGATATAGCTATTCCACGCTGACGAACTATCTTACGGACCTGAACCTCTCGCAGAATCCTGCAACGGTTTCGCAGGCTCACAACTACAGCTCGTATACGCAGGGCTTCGGTATTCCTGGGCTCAACTTCACGACGGGCGACTATGGGTTCTTCCTGCAGGATGAGTGGAAGCTGAATCCACGGCTGAGCTTGACCGGCGGCATTCGGTATGAGTATGAACAACTGCCTTCGCCGGTCAGCAATCTTATTGTTTCCTCGATTCCGCAGACGGGGTCGCTGCCTAGCAACAAGAGCAATATCGGTCCGCGAGTTGGCTTTGCCTATGACGTGTTCGGAAGCGGCAAGACGATTCTGAGGGGAGGTTATGGAGAGTTCTTCGCTCGCGTGATCAACTCGACGATCTATAACGCGCTGATCAATACGGGCTCGCTCAACGGGCAGCCGAGCTTTAGCTACACGTCGACGAGCGCGGGCGCGCCGGTGTTCCCAGAGGTGATTCCGGCACTGGTCAACACGGGAACGCCACCGAACTCGACGTTCTTCGACAAGAACTTCAAACTGCCCGAGATTCACCAGGCTGACCTGACGGTTGAGCAGGACCTTGGCTGGAACACGGTGGTGAGCGTGACCTGGTTGGGGTCGTTTGGGCGGCGTCTGCCGAGTTTTGTCGACCTGAACCTGCCTGCTCCGACCAGCGTGACGTACACGGTGGTGGATACGTCGGGGAAGGGGCCGCTGCCGAATGGCTCTACTTTCACGTCGAACTTCTTTGCGAAGAGCACGGTGTCTTCCAAGATCTGCCCGAGTCAGCGTCCGGATTGCAACTTCGGATCGAAGACGAATGTCTTCAGCGGTGTGAACTCGAACTACCAGGGCCTGGTGGGTCAGATCTCACACCGTCTTACGCACAACCTGCAGTTCAGCGCGAACTATACGTGGTCGCATGCCTTGGATTACGGCGAAAACAACCAGACTGGTACCTCTGCTAATGCACTGCAGGACCCCACCAGTCTTCGCGGGGAGTATGGAAACTCCAATCAGAATGTTCCGAACCGATTTGTGCTGACTGCGGTGGCGACGTCGCCGTGGCGCTTTACGGGTTGGAAGAGTTATCTGCTGAACGACTATGAAGTTTCGCCAAACTTCTCGGCGCAGAGCGGCTTGCCCTATTCGGTGGTCACGAGCGGGACACTGTCGACCGGTCTTATTAACGGCGCGCAGTTGAACGCGGTGGGGAGCGGTGTGAACGGATCGGGCGGAACCGGCACTGGCAACGGAACTTTCCGGCTGCCGGGGTTTGAGCGCAATGGGCTTCAGCAGCCGAGTACGAATGTGCTGGATCTTCGGCTCTCGAAGCGGTTCACCATCGCTGAGCGGTTGAAGCTGGAGTTGCTTGGCGAGAGCTTCAACATTTTGAACCGTCAGAACGTCACATCGGTGAATACGACCGGATACTTCATCGGCACTGCAACCAATGCGGCAAAACAAGTGACGGGGAACCTGCTGACGTTCAACACGAGCAGCGCGAACTCGGCGTTGCCATTGTTTGGTTCCGTGACGAACTCGAACGCCAGCGGGTTTACTTACACTCCCCGCCAGGTTCAGTTGTCGATTCGGGCGCAGTTCTAA
- a CDS encoding TonB-dependent receptor, producing the protein MSFCLGRARLSAGVRNVVRACLLWCSAAAALGGCAWGQTPVDGEVSGFVVDATGAALKGAVVQVRNLANGLTAVAKTEGRGEFVVAHLPAGDYRVVVAYERFANLTLEPVVVEVGGVTSVEARLKVGGIISSVNVTAVPEPPATVSVDEVASTATSSVVTPEEMERTPVNGRRWQAFALLTPTVNADPEGDGLLSFRGVASTQNSSRVDGGDDDQSFGAVPRGTGGESGAEIEDAAETGSSKRVSAGNVDGGGGYGRHAGAAYTFSQEAVKEFRVSGQNYSALYGHAAGGIITTVSKSGANALHGTGFYMVRSSAFGATNPFSIATTYVGGVSTSTAVKPSDLRQQFGGSVGGAAVRDKLFYFYTYDQQLRSFPAVSTPDDPNFYLLTPTQRALLGNRGVRPAKVDAALTYLDSLTGTVPRRHDQTINFGKVDWQAATRHRLSVQYDRARSSSPSGARSSPVVGLGAASLGSSYTKVDSVLGRWMWTVSPKLSHELRVQYGRDLQFETASKPLPQEPAVGPDGYAPEIAIGPDGFTFGTSTSLGRRAYPDENKVQLADLLTVVRGRHQIQVGMDVSFVHDDISSLSNLPGAFHYDSGITSGHAGGLVDWITDYTFNVNAYPNGGCPSITAAVHDFCFRSFTQTFGQKTVTFDTQEWAGFLQDDWRVRRGLTISAGLRYEYELSPLPQQPNAALDAVFGQKGATSVFPEDRNNFGPRVGVSWEPFGSGRGVVRIGYGLFYGRLPGATLSSALTRTALPSSVASVLILPTTVTNCPQVANQGFGYACSYVTTPPAAVGKTTSAMVFDRRFRLPAVQQGSFSIEREVGAGTVASATYLMNLDRQLPNSVDINIAPAVATKEFQLQGGTGAVGVRDGETFVVPFYSQRLNTNFGPVTDILSNADATYNALVLEARRRSRGGVEFRASWTWAKAIDYGQSGGATPRTNAQFDPFDVRYDKGLSALNYPHKFVASVVWEPRFTIEQHWLRSTVNGWAVSPIFTETSGRPYSLDIFGGTRLTGGHESINGAGGAAYLPTVGRNTLRLPDTGRVDLRLSKAVRVSEGVKVRGVAEAFNLTNRVNYSSIMQRAYLVGKETNGITPLVFQSAATVAAEGLNVRPFGTFTAASTGQSPERQVQLGLRVEF; encoded by the coding sequence ATGTCGTTCTGTCTGGGACGCGCGAGGTTGAGCGCGGGTGTGAGGAACGTGGTCCGGGCCTGCTTGCTGTGGTGTAGTGCCGCTGCTGCCTTGGGGGGGTGCGCGTGGGGACAGACGCCGGTCGATGGCGAGGTCAGCGGATTTGTGGTGGATGCGACGGGCGCTGCACTGAAGGGCGCAGTGGTGCAGGTACGGAATCTCGCAAACGGATTGACTGCGGTTGCGAAGACCGAGGGCAGGGGCGAGTTTGTGGTGGCGCACCTGCCCGCGGGAGACTATCGGGTGGTGGTGGCCTATGAGCGATTCGCGAATCTGACGCTGGAGCCGGTGGTGGTGGAGGTTGGCGGGGTGACCTCGGTGGAGGCCAGGCTCAAGGTTGGAGGGATCATCAGCTCGGTGAACGTGACCGCGGTGCCGGAGCCGCCGGCTACGGTCAGCGTCGATGAGGTGGCCTCAACGGCAACGTCCAGTGTCGTGACCCCGGAGGAGATGGAGCGAACTCCGGTGAATGGGCGGCGATGGCAGGCGTTCGCGCTGTTGACGCCGACGGTCAACGCCGATCCGGAGGGGGATGGGTTGTTGAGCTTTCGCGGGGTGGCTTCGACGCAGAATAGCAGTCGAGTCGATGGCGGAGATGATGACCAGAGCTTTGGCGCGGTGCCACGAGGGACGGGCGGGGAGAGTGGCGCCGAGATCGAAGACGCGGCGGAGACTGGGTCGTCAAAGCGAGTGAGTGCTGGCAATGTGGATGGTGGTGGCGGGTATGGGCGTCATGCGGGTGCGGCTTACACGTTTTCTCAGGAGGCGGTGAAGGAGTTTCGCGTGAGTGGGCAGAACTACTCGGCGCTGTATGGGCATGCAGCGGGAGGAATTATTACGACCGTGTCAAAGAGCGGTGCAAACGCTCTGCATGGGACGGGTTTTTACATGGTTCGGTCGAGTGCGTTTGGAGCTACGAATCCCTTTTCGATTGCGACGACTTATGTGGGCGGTGTGAGCACGAGTACGGCGGTGAAGCCAAGCGATCTTCGGCAGCAGTTTGGAGGCAGCGTGGGCGGGGCTGCGGTGAGGGACAAACTCTTCTACTTTTATACCTACGATCAGCAGTTGCGGTCGTTTCCGGCGGTCTCGACTCCCGACGATCCGAACTTTTATCTGCTGACACCGACGCAGCGTGCATTGCTGGGCAATCGGGGCGTGAGACCGGCGAAGGTAGATGCTGCGCTGACCTATCTGGATAGCCTGACAGGAACTGTGCCGCGGCGACACGACCAGACGATCAACTTCGGCAAGGTGGATTGGCAGGCAGCGACGCGTCATCGCCTGAGCGTGCAGTATGACCGGGCGCGATCGAGTTCGCCGTCTGGGGCGCGGTCTTCGCCGGTGGTGGGCCTGGGAGCGGCAAGCCTGGGGAGCAGCTATACGAAGGTGGATTCGGTGCTGGGGCGATGGATGTGGACGGTGTCGCCGAAGCTGAGCCACGAGCTGCGCGTGCAGTATGGGCGGGATCTTCAGTTTGAAACGGCATCGAAGCCGCTGCCGCAGGAGCCGGCGGTGGGTCCCGATGGATATGCTCCCGAGATTGCGATTGGGCCGGATGGATTTACGTTCGGCACTTCGACTTCGCTGGGGCGCAGGGCGTATCCGGACGAGAACAAGGTTCAGCTGGCCGATCTGTTGACGGTGGTGCGGGGGCGTCATCAGATCCAGGTAGGGATGGATGTCAGCTTTGTTCATGACGATATTTCGAGTTTGAGCAATCTGCCGGGGGCATTTCACTACGACAGCGGGATCACTTCCGGGCATGCGGGCGGGCTGGTGGATTGGATTACGGACTATACGTTCAATGTGAATGCGTATCCGAATGGCGGTTGTCCGTCGATCACGGCGGCGGTGCATGATTTCTGCTTTCGCTCCTTTACGCAGACCTTTGGGCAAAAGACGGTGACGTTCGATACGCAGGAGTGGGCGGGTTTTTTGCAGGATGACTGGAGGGTGAGGCGGGGGCTGACAATAAGTGCCGGATTGCGTTACGAATACGAACTCTCTCCGCTGCCGCAGCAGCCTAATGCAGCGCTCGATGCGGTGTTTGGGCAGAAGGGCGCAACGAGCGTGTTTCCAGAGGATCGCAATAACTTTGGCCCGAGGGTGGGGGTGTCCTGGGAGCCGTTCGGGTCGGGCCGGGGGGTGGTGCGGATTGGATACGGCCTGTTTTATGGCAGGCTGCCCGGAGCCACTTTGAGCAGTGCGTTGACCAGGACTGCGCTGCCCTCTTCGGTGGCCAGCGTTCTGATCTTACCGACGACGGTTACAAATTGTCCGCAGGTTGCGAACCAGGGGTTTGGATATGCCTGCTCGTACGTGACGACGCCGCCGGCGGCTGTGGGGAAGACGACCTCGGCGATGGTGTTCGATCGCAGATTTCGGCTGCCGGCCGTGCAGCAGGGGAGTTTCTCAATTGAGCGCGAGGTGGGCGCCGGGACGGTTGCGAGTGCGACTTATTTGATGAATCTTGACCGGCAGCTGCCGAACTCGGTGGATATTAATATTGCGCCGGCGGTTGCGACGAAGGAGTTTCAGCTGCAAGGCGGGACGGGTGCGGTGGGGGTTCGGGATGGCGAGACGTTTGTGGTTCCGTTTTATTCGCAGAGGCTGAATACGAACTTTGGGCCTGTGACCGACATACTTTCGAACGCGGATGCGACCTATAACGCGCTGGTGCTAGAGGCGCGGCGAAGGAGCCGTGGGGGAGTGGAGTTCAGGGCGAGCTGGACGTGGGCCAAGGCGATCGATTATGGACAGAGCGGCGGCGCGACTCCGCGGACGAATGCGCAGTTCGATCCATTTGATGTGCGGTATGACAAGGGGCTCTCGGCGTTGAACTATCCGCATAAGTTTGTGGCCAGCGTGGTGTGGGAGCCGAGGTTTACGATCGAGCAGCACTGGTTGAGGAGTACGGTGAATGGCTGGGCGGTGTCTCCTATTTTTACGGAGACGAGTGGGAGACCTTACAGCCTGGATATCTTTGGCGGCACGCGGCTGACCGGGGGACATGAGAGCATCAACGGCGCGGGTGGGGCGGCGTATCTGCCGACGGTGGGGAGAAATACGCTGCGGCTGCCGGATACGGGGCGCGTCGATCTTCGATTGAGCAAGGCAGTGCGGGTGAGCGAGGGCGTGAAGGTGCGTGGGGTTGCTGAGGCGTTCAACCTGACGAATCGTGTGAACTACTCTTCGATCATGCAGCGTGCTTATCTGGTAGGAAAGGAGACGAATGGGATTACGCCGCTGGTGTTTCAAAGTGCTGCGACGGTTGCGGCGGAGGGGCTGAATGTAAGGCCGTTTGGGACATTTACGGCGGCGTCGACGGGACAGTCGCCGGAGCGGCAGGTGCAGTTGGGTTTGAGGGTGGAGTTTTGA
- a CDS encoding VOC family protein, which yields MLGQTPIIAFIPTRDAAQSRSFYEGLLGLRFIDDDKFALVMEANGTMIRIVRVGNFTPAPFTILGWQVQDIHKSVADLSAKGLTFTRYPHFEQSPDGVWTAPGGTAKVAWFADPDGNTLSLSQH from the coding sequence ATGCTAGGCCAAACGCCCATCATCGCCTTCATCCCCACCCGCGACGCCGCTCAGTCCCGCAGCTTCTACGAGGGCCTCCTCGGCCTGCGCTTCATCGACGACGACAAATTCGCCCTCGTCATGGAAGCCAACGGCACCATGATCCGCATCGTTCGCGTCGGCAACTTTACTCCCGCGCCCTTCACCATCCTCGGCTGGCAAGTCCAGGACATCCACAAGTCCGTAGCCGATCTCTCCGCCAAAGGCCTGACATTCACCCGCTATCCCCACTTCGAGCAAAGTCCCGACGGCGTCTGGACCGCGCCCGGCGGCACCGCCAAGGTAGCCTGGTTCGCCGACCCCGACGGCAACACCCTCTCCCTCTCACAGCACTAG
- a CDS encoding mechanosensitive ion channel family protein produces the protein MNQLALSPPSLPTPHLNLLALEVPHFRHTWFFVIFLLCAAIVLANVVHYALFRLLRRKEEESKSFGWGLQRYLGKPARAIFFLTCLLLILPAVPGLSDKLEDTIRQCFIMAMVAALGWFAVGCIYVLQSVMLRRYDLNAENNIQARRVHTQFQLFRRMLISFVVIIDIGALLWTFNDPRIWHYGSGLLASAGIASLILATAAKSTAANFFAGLQIAVTEPIRIDDVVVVQGEWGRIEEINSAYVVIRIWDLRRLIVPLSYFIENSFQNWTRESSDIMGTAFLYVDYSIPVEALRQQLESIVHPSPLWNKQVCGLQVTNLTDRSMELRCLMSSRNSSENFDLRCLVREKMTAWIQQNYPAAFPTTRFASRPDSSAQPQDQRLANPLQQTDHH, from the coding sequence TTGAACCAACTCGCGCTCAGCCCGCCCAGCCTCCCTACCCCGCATCTGAATCTGCTTGCGCTGGAGGTTCCGCACTTCCGTCACACCTGGTTCTTCGTCATCTTCCTGCTCTGCGCAGCCATCGTGCTCGCAAACGTAGTCCACTACGCCCTCTTTCGCTTGCTGCGCCGCAAAGAAGAGGAGAGCAAGAGCTTCGGCTGGGGCCTTCAGCGCTACCTCGGCAAACCCGCCCGCGCGATCTTCTTCCTCACCTGTCTCCTCCTCATCCTCCCCGCCGTACCCGGCCTCTCCGACAAGCTCGAAGACACCATCCGCCAGTGCTTCATCATGGCGATGGTCGCCGCCCTCGGCTGGTTCGCCGTCGGCTGCATCTACGTCCTCCAGTCCGTCATGCTCCGGCGCTACGACCTCAACGCCGAAAACAACATCCAGGCCCGCCGCGTCCACACCCAGTTCCAGCTCTTCCGCCGCATGCTCATCAGCTTCGTCGTCATCATCGACATCGGCGCCCTCCTCTGGACCTTCAACGACCCGCGCATCTGGCACTACGGCTCCGGCCTCCTCGCCTCCGCCGGCATCGCCTCGCTCATCCTCGCCACCGCCGCCAAATCCACCGCCGCCAACTTCTTCGCCGGCCTCCAGATCGCCGTCACCGAACCCATTCGCATCGACGACGTCGTCGTAGTCCAGGGCGAGTGGGGCCGCATCGAAGAGATCAACTCCGCCTACGTCGTCATCCGCATCTGGGACCTCCGCCGCCTCATCGTGCCCCTTAGCTACTTCATCGAAAACTCCTTCCAGAACTGGACCCGCGAGTCCTCCGACATCATGGGCACCGCCTTCCTCTACGTCGACTACTCCATCCCCGTCGAAGCCCTCCGACAGCAACTCGAATCCATCGTCCACCCCTCGCCGCTCTGGAACAAACAGGTCTGCGGCCTCCAGGTCACCAACCTCACCGACCGCTCCATGGAGCTCCGCTGCCTCATGAGCTCGCGCAACTCCAGCGAAAACTTCGACCTCCGCTGCCTCGTCCGCGAAAAGATGACCGCCTGGATCCAGCAGAACTACCCCGCAGCCTTCCCCACCACCCGCTTCGCCTCCCGCCCAGACAGCTCTGCCCAACCGCAGGACCAGAGGCTCGCAAATCCCCTGCAACAAACCGACCACCACTAG
- a CDS encoding alpha/beta hydrolase family protein — MSTLKIIAASMLLCAAFFHPLHAQQLPTAITTDPAHDKTNPAAFETFQIPSHGALLNALAYIAPGPAPHPVVLLLHGFPGNEKNLDLAQAIRRDGWDVVYFDYRGSWGSPGDFSFTHSIEDTHSAIAYLRDPANAKKLHSDPSSIVLVGHSMGGFIARYVAAQDPAIKAVGLISAADMGVDRAQSIKPDQRDAAVAALASHLAAEGMAPLAGCTPESLAKEVVANATAWNIPALAPKLATRPMLVITSDDGLAPSNDAFVEALHKAGNQEVTAIHMATDHSYSDQRIALEKAVLDSLDHLQHK, encoded by the coding sequence ATGTCTACCCTCAAGATCATTGCCGCGAGCATGCTTCTCTGTGCGGCATTCTTCCATCCGCTCCATGCCCAGCAGCTTCCCACCGCCATCACCACCGACCCCGCCCACGACAAGACCAACCCCGCCGCCTTCGAAACCTTTCAAATCCCAAGTCACGGCGCCCTCCTCAACGCGCTCGCCTACATCGCACCCGGCCCGGCCCCACATCCCGTCGTCCTTCTACTTCACGGCTTCCCCGGCAACGAGAAAAATCTCGATCTCGCACAGGCCATCCGCCGCGACGGCTGGGACGTCGTCTACTTCGACTACCGCGGCTCCTGGGGCTCCCCCGGCGACTTCTCCTTCACCCACTCCATCGAGGACACCCACTCCGCCATCGCCTACCTGCGCGACCCCGCCAACGCAAAGAAGCTTCACTCCGATCCGTCCTCTATCGTTCTCGTCGGCCACAGTATGGGTGGCTTCATAGCCCGCTACGTCGCCGCACAAGACCCCGCCATCAAAGCCGTCGGCCTCATCTCCGCGGCCGATATGGGCGTCGACAGAGCTCAATCCATCAAACCCGATCAGAGAGACGCAGCAGTCGCCGCTCTCGCCTCACACCTCGCTGCAGAAGGCATGGCCCCGCTCGCCGGATGCACCCCCGAAAGCCTCGCCAAAGAGGTCGTCGCCAACGCAACCGCATGGAATATCCCCGCGCTCGCTCCGAAACTAGCCACCCGTCCCATGCTCGTCATCACCTCCGACGACGGCCTCGCGCCCTCCAACGACGCCTTCGTTGAAGCCCTCCATAAAGCCGGCAATCAGGAGGTCACCGCAATCCACATGGCAACCGACCATTCTTACTCCGACCAGCGCATCGCCCTCGAGAAGGCGGTCCTCGACAGCCTCGACCACCTTCAACATAAATAG